A genome region from Maridesulfovibrio salexigens DSM 2638 includes the following:
- a CDS encoding restriction endonuclease subunit S, with amino-acid sequence MSKQRKWRDTIFENLVLLQRGIDLPQSQRRVGDIPILGSSGVTGYHNESKVAGPGITVGRSGASIGVVTYSDIDFWPLNTALYVKDFRGNHPRFAYYFLKQFDFKRYNSGSAQPSLNRNFVHPTKIRIPPLKTQQAIAHILGTIDEKIDLNRRMNETLEAMAQAIFKSWFVDFDPVKAKARGEQPVGMDAETAALFPDSFEPSGLGEIPRGWRVSEVGKEVIVKGGATPSTKNPLFWDGGSFCWATPKDLSALESPVLLDTARKITEEGVNRISSKLLPKGTLLMSSRAPVGYLAIAEIDTAVNQGFIAMECSKSLNCMYMLFWCKENMETIKSNANGSTFQEISKKNFKPISIIVPEELVLNKFESAISPLYRKIVSNLKERQTLTSLRDTLLPNLISGELSVAEVERKLEAEL; translated from the coding sequence ATGAGTAAGCAGAGAAAATGGCGGGATACTATTTTTGAGAACCTTGTTTTATTGCAGCGTGGTATTGACTTACCGCAGTCTCAACGACGAGTTGGAGACATTCCCATCCTTGGATCTTCTGGAGTGACGGGATATCATAATGAATCCAAAGTGGCTGGGCCAGGAATCACTGTTGGGCGAAGTGGGGCTTCGATTGGTGTCGTGACGTATAGTGATATAGATTTTTGGCCACTTAATACGGCGCTGTATGTGAAGGATTTCCGTGGTAATCATCCTCGGTTTGCATATTATTTTTTGAAGCAGTTTGATTTCAAACGCTACAACTCTGGAAGTGCTCAGCCTTCCCTCAATAGGAATTTTGTCCATCCAACAAAGATACGAATTCCCCCCCTCAAAACCCAGCAAGCGATAGCTCATATTCTCGGCACCATAGACGAAAAAATAGACCTAAACCGCCGCATGAACGAAACCCTCGAAGCAATGGCACAGGCTATCTTCAAAAGCTGGTTTGTGGATTTTGATCCGGTCAAAGCTAAAGCGAGGGGCGAACAGCCTGTGGGGATGGATGCTGAGACAGCGGCTTTGTTTCCTGATTCGTTTGAGCCTTCGGGGTTGGGAGAGATTCCAAGGGGGTGGCGAGTCTCTGAGGTTGGAAAAGAAGTCATCGTGAAGGGCGGTGCAACACCCAGCACAAAGAACCCTCTGTTCTGGGACGGTGGGAGTTTTTGTTGGGCTACACCTAAGGACTTGTCTGCTTTAGAATCACCTGTCTTGCTTGATACAGCGCGTAAGATTACCGAGGAAGGTGTAAACAGAATTAGTTCGAAATTATTGCCTAAGGGAACCCTTCTCATGTCCTCCAGAGCTCCTGTTGGCTACTTGGCTATTGCTGAAATTGATACAGCCGTTAATCAAGGTTTTATAGCCATGGAATGTAGTAAGTCCTTGAACTGCATGTATATGCTTTTCTGGTGTAAGGAGAATATGGAGACTATTAAAAGCAATGCAAACGGTTCGACTTTTCAAGAGATTAGTAAAAAGAATTTTAAGCCCATTTCTATAATTGTGCCTGAGGAGTTGGTACTTAATAAATTTGAATCTGCTATATCACCGCTATATAGGAAGATAGTGTCAAATTTGAAGGAAAGACAAACTTTGACATCTCTTCGCGACACTCTGCTCCCAAATTTGATTTCAGGCGAACTCTCAGTGGCAGAAGTTGAGAGGAAACTGGAGGCTGAACTCTGA
- a CDS encoding type I restriction-modification system subunit M → MTTAEQHKFFKDLDKRLWDAACKLLPSLDAAVYKHVVLGLVFLKYVGDSFEQRKYELLKNFTNPDHEYFLEDDEDPMEEIEERDYYVEENVFWVPESGRWVNLMDCAKLNPGEPLPWGDKTFKSVGALIDDAMTAVEKENPVLKNVLNKDYARLEVPDGKLSEVMDLINSIPFEHESLKSKDILGHVYEYFLGEFAAAEGKKGGQYYTPKSIVNLITEMLRPYKGRIYDPACGSGGFFVSSEEFVETHTHRPADLAIYGQESNPTTWRLAAMNMAIRGIEYDFGKEPADTFTNDQHGTMRFDYIMANPPFNLKGWGADSLANDVRWKYGLPPDNNANFAWMQHMIHHLSPKGKMGLLLANGSMSSATSGEGDIRRKIIEDDLVECIVALPGQLFTNTQIPACIWFLNKDKSNGQNIEDLRNRTGEVLFIDARNCGYMLDRVLRDFHPEKDIQRIAHTLLSWQVGEKSAVKYEDVPGFCAAVTLDDIRKHDYVLTPGRYVGAEEIEDNGPPFEEKMGELSTSLYEQMREGERLDKLIRENLAILGFGDE, encoded by the coding sequence ATGACCACTGCCGAACAACATAAGTTTTTTAAAGACCTCGATAAACGACTCTGGGATGCGGCCTGCAAGCTGCTTCCTTCCCTTGATGCTGCTGTTTATAAGCACGTTGTGCTAGGTTTAGTGTTTTTGAAGTATGTCGGCGACAGCTTTGAACAGAGAAAGTACGAACTGCTGAAGAATTTTACCAACCCGGATCATGAGTATTTCCTTGAGGACGATGAAGATCCTATGGAGGAAATCGAAGAGCGGGATTATTACGTCGAAGAGAATGTTTTCTGGGTTCCTGAGTCCGGTAGATGGGTAAATCTTATGGATTGCGCGAAACTGAATCCCGGTGAACCCTTACCGTGGGGAGATAAGACATTCAAAAGCGTTGGTGCGCTTATCGATGATGCTATGACTGCCGTTGAGAAGGAGAACCCAGTACTCAAAAACGTACTAAACAAGGATTACGCCAGACTTGAAGTTCCGGACGGAAAGCTCTCTGAAGTAATGGATCTTATCAACAGCATCCCGTTTGAGCATGAATCGCTTAAGTCGAAGGATATCCTTGGGCATGTGTACGAATATTTTCTTGGCGAGTTCGCTGCTGCGGAAGGTAAGAAAGGTGGACAGTATTATACGCCGAAGTCCATTGTTAACCTGATCACCGAAATGTTGCGTCCTTATAAAGGGCGAATTTATGACCCTGCTTGCGGTTCCGGTGGTTTCTTTGTTTCCAGTGAAGAGTTTGTTGAAACCCACACGCACAGACCTGCGGATCTGGCTATTTACGGTCAGGAGTCCAACCCCACCACTTGGAGACTGGCAGCAATGAATATGGCTATCCGAGGTATTGAGTATGACTTTGGTAAAGAGCCTGCCGATACTTTTACCAACGACCAGCATGGAACTATGCGTTTCGACTACATTATGGCGAACCCTCCGTTCAACCTCAAAGGTTGGGGGGCGGATAGTCTTGCTAACGATGTGCGCTGGAAATATGGCTTGCCACCAGATAACAACGCTAACTTCGCGTGGATGCAGCACATGATTCATCATCTTAGCCCTAAAGGTAAGATGGGATTGTTGCTGGCGAATGGTTCCATGTCGTCAGCAACAAGCGGTGAAGGTGATATCAGGCGCAAAATTATTGAAGATGATTTGGTCGAATGTATTGTTGCTCTTCCGGGCCAGCTTTTTACTAACACTCAGATTCCGGCCTGTATCTGGTTTCTGAATAAGGATAAGTCCAACGGTCAGAACATCGAAGACCTCCGTAATCGTACAGGTGAGGTTTTGTTCATCGATGCTCGCAATTGTGGGTACATGCTTGATCGTGTCTTGAGGGATTTTCATCCAGAGAAGGACATCCAGCGTATAGCCCATACCTTGCTTAGTTGGCAGGTGGGTGAAAAGTCCGCCGTTAAGTATGAAGATGTTCCCGGCTTCTGTGCTGCTGTAACTTTGGATGATATCCGCAAACATGACTATGTGCTTACGCCCGGTCGGTACGTTGGGGCTGAAGAGATTGAGGATAATGGGCCTCCGTTTGAAGAGAAGATGGGCGAGTTGAGTACTAGTCTTTATGAGCAGATGAGAGAAGGCGAGCGTTTGGACAAGCTTATTCGTGAGAATTTGGCGATTTTGGGGTTTGGGGATGAGTAA
- a CDS encoding tyrosine-type recombinase/integrase, whose amino-acid sequence MNFDYAVELSEKITSKRRSPRTLTDYRRAIKLLENHTPQEYRSLSAFKKGTPISKSRYRLLKAAYQFGCAERLLSYLKQAEELSNAGDFAYGNALKAKAYIESARLLKQAPDYERQRFRQKLGAAHPAVATEISSKKHSKRRFVGKLNKEFPDREWQFKILEELPDHHTFSYTLLALTGLRPSELQNGVSLKNIDGFLHVKIEGAKITNFAGQPWREMVFNPKQDEFAYMVYESVQAAGGSDIWLQPYSQQALRKSHSKAVEKALGSKWKNKVSLYTHRHALSADLKAAGYNPEKIALAMGHSSDRSQAYYGMAKQATGHTGRGLVEVKAARKVKLNEPVGQRMTRTSLSFDSGNGR is encoded by the coding sequence ATGAACTTTGATTATGCTGTTGAACTAAGCGAAAAAATAACTTCAAAAAGACGTTCTCCACGAACTTTGACAGACTATCGGAGAGCAATAAAACTTCTAGAAAATCACACTCCCCAAGAATATCGTTCACTTTCGGCTTTTAAGAAAGGCACCCCTATTTCCAAAAGTCGATATAGACTTCTAAAGGCAGCCTACCAATTCGGATGTGCTGAGAGACTCCTTTCATACTTAAAACAAGCAGAGGAACTTTCAAATGCTGGCGACTTTGCTTATGGAAACGCGCTTAAAGCTAAAGCATACATAGAGAGTGCACGCCTTTTAAAACAAGCCCCTGATTATGAACGCCAAAGATTCAGGCAAAAACTTGGGGCAGCCCACCCTGCTGTAGCAACAGAAATTTCTTCTAAGAAGCACAGCAAACGTAGATTTGTAGGAAAACTTAATAAAGAATTTCCAGATAGAGAATGGCAATTTAAAATATTAGAAGAACTGCCTGACCATCATACCTTCTCGTATACTCTTTTAGCTCTGACAGGCCTTCGCCCATCAGAACTTCAAAATGGCGTTTCACTCAAAAACATTGATGGATTCCTACACGTGAAAATTGAAGGAGCCAAAATTACGAACTTTGCTGGCCAACCATGGCGAGAAATGGTTTTCAATCCGAAACAAGATGAATTCGCGTATATGGTTTATGAGTCTGTACAAGCCGCAGGAGGGTCAGACATATGGCTACAGCCTTATTCTCAACAAGCACTACGGAAAAGCCATAGCAAAGCAGTGGAGAAAGCTCTTGGTAGCAAATGGAAGAATAAAGTAAGCCTCTATACTCATAGACATGCGCTGTCAGCAGATCTCAAGGCTGCGGGATATAATCCAGAAAAGATAGCCCTGGCCATGGGGCATTCATCAGATCGCTCACAGGCATATTATGGTATGGCCAAACAGGCGACCGGTCATACTGGCCGTGGATTAGTTGAGGTAAAGGCAGCTAGGAAAGTAAAATTGAATGAGCCTGTTGGGCAACGAATGACCAGAACGTCACTCTCTTTTGATTCCGGAAACGGTCGATAA
- a CDS encoding ATP-binding response regulator → MDYTTLAPNDRLVSGRVVQKDIGVFHIKLNPNSIRADSARISSDNCPDNFCIDELKIGQEVTVFLLSPKLNSGGLWYASLLLAVEDNPWFTNIVKRGEIVGGTVVNYHGYKTAIIRLDHPYTGLEARLDIKDIPNFGTDISDFLLIGDLVKGKICEIDIGNILIKISVNELLEELEDKELEYREKMLNESDRTEHLPQPAQNKDDAITSDDTKTLKDCSVLIIDDDHDFTRELMLWLKSLGATSMICRTPEDVKLRLNKHSFSHILLDYQLDQSPYFKQIRSFLKNIPIPVSIMTAVAYTDIKSEKLNSWGYLQKPLSCDNLMNWLVSGEQPEYSDSQVFDPIWKNSTRTDEVLCKVNRFLGELCEDIGSCAALWCVEEWKRKFSIRAWFNLLREDMLMLQPSCQHTAIRTATSSGTPIALPLYKSGALEKCAPKEAKHVLAWPLEVDGKTDRCIVCYSKKEFSKTQISKIQHNQSRMLDLVDWLQLTRYLDETETFAAMGRVAASSLHEIRGVASPIVQSSVRLRAKAKRISSLSKTEIMELQEDLRMLAVSAKTLERTAKANLAHIQLERREKFRARTNIKRVIKLIKSSALEKEIRIITELPNTNLTTSIAPTPIEQPLLNILTNAIDHLDKDCWGTITVTVEFHFEDDPQRPLHIYIEDNGPGIKSDTRENLFTARSSTRGIDGVGLGLYLSRNLLRSIGGDLLLVKSIRWIGTTFCMKVPVKINS, encoded by the coding sequence ATGGATTATACGACACTTGCCCCAAATGATAGGCTAGTATCAGGCCGAGTTGTACAAAAGGATATTGGCGTTTTTCATATAAAGTTGAACCCCAACAGTATAAGAGCTGATTCCGCAAGAATAAGTAGTGACAACTGTCCAGACAATTTTTGTATAGATGAACTAAAAATTGGGCAAGAAGTCACAGTATTTTTACTATCCCCCAAATTAAATTCAGGAGGGCTGTGGTACGCAAGCCTACTCCTAGCAGTTGAAGACAATCCATGGTTTACAAACATAGTCAAACGAGGAGAAATTGTTGGTGGAACTGTTGTAAACTATCATGGATATAAAACTGCAATAATAAGACTTGACCATCCATATACCGGACTAGAAGCACGCTTAGATATTAAAGATATTCCAAATTTTGGCACCGATATTTCCGATTTTTTATTAATTGGAGACCTAGTTAAAGGGAAAATATGCGAAATAGACATTGGTAATATCCTAATAAAAATAAGTGTGAATGAGCTGTTGGAGGAATTAGAAGATAAGGAGCTAGAATATAGAGAAAAGATGTTAAATGAGTCCGATAGGACAGAGCATCTCCCTCAGCCTGCACAAAACAAAGATGATGCCATCACCTCAGATGACACAAAAACATTAAAAGACTGTTCTGTATTAATTATCGATGACGACCACGATTTTACAAGAGAATTGATGCTATGGCTCAAAAGTCTAGGCGCTACTTCTATGATATGCAGAACACCTGAAGACGTAAAACTAAGACTGAACAAACATTCTTTTTCTCACATATTACTCGACTATCAGTTAGACCAAAGTCCTTATTTCAAACAAATCAGATCATTTCTTAAAAACATTCCTATACCTGTCAGCATAATGACAGCAGTAGCATACACAGACATAAAAAGCGAAAAACTAAATTCTTGGGGGTACTTACAAAAACCACTTTCATGCGACAATCTAATGAATTGGCTAGTATCTGGCGAGCAACCCGAATACTCGGACTCACAAGTATTTGACCCAATATGGAAAAATAGTACACGGACCGATGAAGTTCTTTGCAAAGTAAACCGTTTTTTGGGTGAACTGTGTGAAGATATTGGAAGCTGCGCTGCCTTATGGTGTGTTGAAGAATGGAAAAGGAAATTCTCTATTCGAGCATGGTTCAACTTACTTAGAGAGGACATGCTAATGTTACAACCATCATGCCAACACACAGCTATTCGAACTGCAACTTCTTCAGGGACGCCTATAGCTTTGCCTCTATACAAATCTGGGGCACTGGAGAAATGTGCGCCCAAAGAAGCAAAGCACGTTCTTGCCTGGCCATTGGAAGTCGACGGAAAAACCGATAGATGCATCGTTTGTTATAGCAAAAAAGAATTTTCGAAAACACAAATTTCAAAAATTCAACACAACCAATCCAGAATGTTAGACCTAGTTGATTGGTTGCAATTGACAAGATATTTAGATGAAACTGAAACATTTGCTGCAATGGGACGGGTCGCTGCAAGTAGTTTGCATGAAATTAGAGGTGTTGCATCGCCAATTGTACAAAGTTCCGTCAGACTGAGAGCAAAGGCAAAACGCATTAGTTCATTATCAAAAACAGAGATAATGGAATTACAAGAAGATCTCAGAATGCTTGCTGTCAGCGCGAAAACTCTTGAACGAACAGCAAAAGCCAATTTGGCCCACATTCAACTTGAAAGACGAGAAAAATTTAGAGCGAGAACCAACATTAAGCGAGTAATTAAATTAATAAAATCATCTGCTCTAGAAAAAGAAATAAGAATTATCACTGAACTTCCTAATACAAATCTAACCACAAGCATAGCTCCAACACCAATTGAGCAGCCCCTATTAAACATCCTGACAAATGCTATTGACCACCTTGATAAAGATTGTTGGGGAACAATAACGGTTACAGTTGAATTTCATTTCGAAGATGATCCCCAAAGGCCTTTACATATCTATATTGAAGATAATGGACCAGGAATCAAGAGTGACACTAGAGAAAATTTATTTACTGCACGTAGTAGCACTCGCGGCATTGATGGAGTTGGACTGGGGCTCTACCTATCCCGCAACCTACTGCGATCTATTGGCGGAGACCTTCTGCTTGTTAAATCAATTAGGTGGATTGGTACAACCTTTTGTATGAAAGTTCCTGTGAAAATTAATTCCTAA
- a CDS encoding sensor histidine kinase, which translates to MSNQKIDIIIIDDDIQFRQQMAKYFQDHYGLTVRHPQIWKYDRISEYLINNPSCVLLLDEFLGEKNGVPISALSLLKNIKRTNSFDKIKNKIWIITGNSSPAINKLQRITSNVQNKWLAKPTTFEQILLFIKSDGEEIEGIVPPDLDDNNTCYRIINDENEVIYTNNWNGPFNKPDPTHLSAGRNPNRIKSVTIEREFWGTCPLSGEVGAFTINQIPAKKKGFYIQSVVDSKSKPNDQRKFFIINFLRSLAEYGFPRGRYYDLRDVSGSQGTITLRYCNHKETTVPAPWQALNGSLLEVVKNFEGKDANDNKLIYSILPQNQLNDVDYFDKIIDSKGVQDWLLIPFLKKDSTNMTFKVKGLFVFDRKSIARPTKVETNTEKDTNIDDTQVQKIAPLFRPVFKDLRDLEEKNHRKDLMKRWERIRDALDALAPIQEAKYFFQTYVKLACEMSKAEKGILIVKWGQMPIVTIVAINEQVECLSFFEKCRLPEKSNCNFPFHWSDTVDGNPEKPFSGITIEDLTKVTKYGLGGDTNRDHLERGVECLNKIGSSITIPHKINEQTIACLILLHDEVYAFSEKLSSISRDFAAVVTPQLQFLISRYNKKMWQHSLVHEIGGCLWGAKTPIDVRAKHNPEEYSAPLMFLQHGHDLCQNFLDLHKNIRINTSKKFLLHEAIDDCFKLYLPLSKGHKQNIHYCSRYKELGSISLHGKEYFYRILRVLIHNAIKFGGTEATIDVQIILNQKTAEVIINNPGQMSEEENQLKFQSHIIPRNKSGNVGAHVGLSFAKHLVEMCGGIVSVENTKNKRVQARVTWPLQLEVTSKAN; encoded by the coding sequence ATGAGCAATCAAAAAATAGACATAATTATTATTGATGACGACATTCAATTCCGTCAACAGATGGCAAAATACTTCCAAGATCATTACGGATTAACAGTTAGACATCCACAAATATGGAAATATGATAGAATAAGCGAGTATCTAATCAACAATCCCAGCTGCGTATTACTACTAGATGAATTCCTGGGAGAAAAAAATGGAGTTCCAATTTCTGCATTAAGTTTATTGAAAAACATTAAAAGGACCAATTCATTTGATAAGATAAAAAACAAAATATGGATAATTACTGGAAATTCATCACCTGCAATTAACAAGCTACAAAGAATCACGAGTAATGTGCAAAACAAATGGTTAGCAAAGCCAACAACATTCGAACAAATTCTTCTATTTATTAAAAGTGATGGAGAGGAAATAGAAGGCATTGTCCCTCCTGACCTGGACGACAACAATACATGCTATAGAATTATTAATGACGAGAATGAAGTAATTTATACAAACAACTGGAATGGACCATTTAATAAACCAGATCCAACACATCTTTCTGCAGGACGCAACCCTAACAGAATAAAAAGCGTAACTATCGAAAGAGAATTTTGGGGAACATGCCCTCTGTCAGGTGAGGTTGGAGCTTTTACAATAAATCAAATTCCTGCCAAAAAAAAAGGGTTTTACATTCAATCTGTTGTTGATTCAAAAAGCAAGCCGAATGATCAACGAAAATTTTTTATTATTAATTTTTTAAGGTCATTAGCTGAATATGGTTTCCCACGAGGACGCTACTACGACCTAAGAGATGTGTCTGGCTCACAAGGAACAATAACACTACGCTACTGCAACCACAAAGAAACAACCGTACCTGCCCCATGGCAAGCTCTAAACGGTTCTTTACTAGAAGTGGTTAAAAATTTTGAAGGAAAAGACGCTAACGATAACAAATTGATCTACAGTATACTGCCGCAAAACCAGCTAAACGATGTAGATTACTTTGATAAAATCATTGACAGCAAGGGAGTACAAGACTGGCTACTAATCCCTTTTCTAAAAAAAGATTCTACGAATATGACCTTTAAAGTTAAGGGACTCTTTGTTTTTGATCGAAAAAGCATAGCACGCCCCACAAAGGTAGAAACAAATACTGAAAAAGACACAAATATTGACGACACACAGGTACAAAAAATTGCCCCCCTCTTCAGACCTGTGTTCAAAGACTTACGTGATCTTGAAGAAAAAAATCACCGCAAAGATTTAATGAAAAGATGGGAACGCATTAGAGACGCTTTAGACGCCCTTGCCCCAATTCAGGAAGCAAAGTATTTTTTCCAGACATATGTCAAGCTTGCTTGCGAAATGTCTAAAGCTGAAAAAGGAATTTTGATTGTCAAATGGGGACAGATGCCTATTGTGACTATTGTGGCAATTAATGAACAAGTTGAATGTTTATCTTTTTTTGAAAAGTGCAGACTTCCTGAGAAATCTAATTGCAATTTCCCTTTCCATTGGAGTGACACAGTTGACGGAAATCCCGAAAAACCATTCTCTGGCATAACTATCGAAGACTTAACTAAAGTAACTAAATATGGTCTCGGAGGCGATACCAATAGAGACCATCTAGAACGTGGAGTTGAATGTTTAAACAAAATTGGATCTTCAATTACAATCCCACATAAGATAAACGAACAAACAATAGCCTGCTTGATACTTCTACACGATGAAGTATACGCTTTCAGCGAAAAACTTTCTTCCATCTCACGAGATTTTGCAGCAGTTGTTACCCCACAACTTCAATTTTTAATTTCTAGATATAACAAAAAAATGTGGCAGCACAGTTTAGTGCATGAAATTGGTGGCTGTTTATGGGGAGCAAAAACGCCTATTGACGTGCGAGCCAAGCACAACCCAGAAGAATACTCAGCACCTTTAATGTTTTTACAGCATGGCCATGATTTATGCCAAAACTTTCTTGACTTGCATAAAAATATAAGGATCAACACTTCCAAAAAATTTCTGCTACATGAAGCAATCGATGATTGTTTTAAGCTATATTTACCGCTTTCTAAAGGGCACAAGCAAAACATACATTACTGTTCAAGATACAAAGAACTTGGCTCTATTTCACTTCATGGCAAAGAATATTTTTACCGAATCCTAAGGGTCTTGATCCATAACGCTATAAAATTTGGAGGAACAGAAGCAACTATTGATGTTCAAATAATACTGAATCAAAAAACAGCAGAGGTTATTATCAACAACCCTGGGCAAATGTCAGAGGAAGAAAATCAACTTAAATTTCAATCACATATTATCCCTAGAAACAAGTCTGGAAATGTCGGAGCACACGTAGGTCTTTCATTTGCCAAGCATCTTGTTGAAATGTGTGGTGGAATAGTTAGCGTTGAAAACACAAAAAACAAAAGAGTACAAGCGAGGGTAACATGGCCACTTCAATTAGAAGTCACATCAAAGGCAAATTAA
- a CDS encoding response regulator produces the protein MATSIRSHIKGKLKGKHILLADDEVLTTAEYENALIEAGCKLTRVKSIEEAYQSINKNKNNIDFIILDLDLHTVPTELKNYILEMGDNCTTNKAQVLGLYLCESKINISYCYYSVVANSYWRNKFEKDVNVYDKFDLAPIDLVEKIYETYVDQDKK, from the coding sequence ATGGCCACTTCAATTAGAAGTCACATCAAAGGCAAATTAAAGGGCAAACATATACTTTTAGCTGACGATGAAGTTTTAACTACCGCTGAATATGAAAATGCCTTAATTGAAGCAGGTTGCAAACTAACAAGAGTAAAGTCTATCGAAGAGGCTTATCAAAGCATCAACAAAAACAAAAACAACATTGATTTTATAATTCTTGACTTAGACCTGCATACTGTTCCTACTGAATTAAAGAATTATATCCTTGAAATGGGGGATAATTGCACGACGAACAAAGCACAAGTACTAGGGCTATATCTGTGTGAGTCAAAAATAAACATTAGTTACTGCTACTATTCCGTTGTGGCAAATTCATATTGGAGAAACAAATTTGAAAAGGATGTAAATGTCTATGACAAATTTGACCTTGCACCGATCGACCTTGTCGAAAAAATATATGAAACCTATGTAGATCAGGACAAGAAATGA